In a single window of the Terrirubrum flagellatum genome:
- a CDS encoding xanthine dehydrogenase family protein molybdopterin-binding subunit, whose protein sequence is MTIVPSRRQFLKASGALLMIGAAPAARGQIARAIDEATRGRPLATSEVDAFFAIHGDGSVTLFSGKVDLGTGLRIAYRQIVAEELGVGVDRIHLVEGDTALTPNQGPTSGSTGIAQGGMQIRRAAATARAALIDMAAQRLGVPVADLDTENGEIRARNGGASVGFGALIGDRRFALKVDAKASLRNPATYRVVGKPVPRPDLPAKLTGRHVYIHDFAVEGMLHGRVARPPSIGASLASVDESSIAQIPRARIVRIKDFLGVVAADEWDAVRALAALKAKWNDGPALIGDAALPEWMRSAEAAAGDETPLKRGDVATAFAGNQKRIEAAYYWPMQSHASMGPSCAVADMRNDGATIWCGSQGTHRWAQAFAKLLGLPDDKVRMIYLDGAGCYGTNGHEDAAMDAALLSRAVGRPVRVQWSREDEHGWDPKGPPQLLRLEASLSPEGKIEAWRTEMWVTKATANLPHIPLLGADAAGIPQQQGFSTGLVTGNGDPPYDMPNMELRVHWLKSAPLRTSNLRAPGKIGNVMAVEAFMDELAFTAGKDPLEFRIAAIKNPRGLEVLRKVGEMMRWEPRATPRRDGKGRGVAYTHYKNNETLLAMGMDVEVDAKSGVIRVLRVACAHDCGQIISPDNVRAQVEGCILQTISRALFEEVKFDAKAVTSTDWSSYPILTMPDAPKLDIALIDRSTEPPMGAGEAAASPVAAAIANAVFDATGARLRYVPFTPERVKQTLDSVPRAG, encoded by the coding sequence ATGACGATCGTTCCTTCGCGCAGGCAATTCCTGAAGGCCAGCGGGGCGCTGCTGATGATCGGCGCCGCGCCGGCGGCGCGCGGCCAGATTGCGCGCGCAATCGATGAGGCGACGCGCGGCCGGCCACTCGCGACCAGCGAAGTCGACGCCTTCTTTGCAATCCATGGCGATGGATCGGTGACCTTGTTCAGCGGCAAGGTCGATCTCGGAACCGGATTGCGGATCGCCTACAGGCAGATCGTCGCGGAAGAGCTCGGCGTCGGCGTCGATCGCATTCATCTGGTCGAAGGCGACACGGCGCTGACGCCTAATCAGGGGCCGACTTCAGGCAGCACCGGCATCGCGCAAGGCGGCATGCAAATCCGTCGCGCCGCCGCGACCGCGCGCGCCGCGCTGATCGACATGGCCGCGCAGCGGCTTGGCGTTCCCGTCGCCGATCTCGACACGGAGAATGGCGAGATTCGCGCCCGGAACGGTGGCGCGAGCGTTGGTTTCGGCGCGCTGATCGGCGATCGCCGCTTCGCGCTCAAAGTCGATGCGAAAGCATCGCTGCGTAATCCTGCGACCTATCGCGTGGTCGGAAAACCCGTTCCGCGGCCGGACCTTCCCGCAAAACTCACGGGACGGCATGTCTATATCCACGATTTCGCGGTCGAAGGGATGCTGCATGGCCGGGTGGCGCGCCCGCCAAGCATTGGCGCCTCGCTCGCATCGGTTGATGAATCCTCGATCGCGCAGATTCCTCGCGCGCGCATCGTCCGCATCAAGGATTTCCTCGGAGTCGTCGCCGCGGACGAGTGGGATGCGGTTCGCGCGCTGGCGGCGCTGAAAGCAAAATGGAACGATGGTCCCGCTCTCATCGGCGATGCGGCCCTGCCTGAGTGGATGCGCTCGGCGGAAGCCGCGGCGGGCGATGAAACGCCTCTCAAGCGCGGCGACGTCGCCACCGCATTCGCGGGAAATCAGAAGCGGATCGAAGCGGCCTATTACTGGCCGATGCAATCGCACGCCTCAATGGGGCCGTCCTGCGCCGTCGCCGACATGCGCAACGATGGCGCAACGATCTGGTGCGGCTCGCAAGGCACGCATCGATGGGCGCAAGCTTTCGCGAAGCTGCTCGGGCTGCCCGACGACAAGGTGCGCATGATCTATCTCGACGGCGCGGGTTGTTACGGCACCAACGGCCATGAGGACGCGGCGATGGACGCGGCGCTGCTGTCGCGCGCGGTCGGCCGGCCCGTGCGCGTGCAATGGTCGCGCGAAGACGAGCATGGCTGGGACCCGAAGGGACCGCCGCAATTGCTGCGCCTTGAGGCGTCGCTGTCGCCCGAAGGAAAAATCGAGGCGTGGCGCACGGAGATGTGGGTCACGAAGGCGACGGCCAATCTTCCGCACATCCCCCTGCTCGGGGCGGACGCGGCGGGAATACCGCAGCAGCAGGGATTCTCCACCGGCCTCGTCACCGGGAATGGCGACCCGCCCTACGACATGCCGAACATGGAGCTGCGCGTTCACTGGCTGAAGAGCGCGCCGTTGCGCACGTCCAATCTGAGGGCGCCGGGGAAGATCGGCAATGTCATGGCGGTCGAGGCGTTCATGGATGAACTCGCCTTCACCGCCGGCAAGGATCCGCTCGAATTCAGAATCGCCGCCATCAAAAATCCGCGCGGCCTCGAAGTTCTGCGCAAGGTCGGAGAGATGATGCGCTGGGAGCCGCGCGCCACGCCGCGCCGCGACGGCAAGGGACGCGGCGTCGCCTACACCCACTACAAGAACAACGAGACGCTTCTCGCCATGGGGATGGATGTCGAAGTCGATGCGAAGAGCGGCGTCATTCGCGTGCTGCGCGTCGCTTGCGCTCATGATTGCGGCCAGATCATCTCGCCCGACAATGTCCGCGCACAGGTCGAGGGCTGCATCCTCCAGACGATCAGCCGCGCGCTCTTCGAAGAAGTGAAGTTCGACGCCAAAGCCGTGACATCGACGGATTGGAGCTCCTATCCGATCCTGACAATGCCCGACGCGCCGAAGCTCGACATCGCTCTTATCGATCGGTCGACGGAACCGCCCATGGGCGCGGGAGAAGCCGCGGCGAGCCCGGTAGCGGCGGCCATCGCCAACGCGGTGTTCGATGCGACCGGCGCGCGCCTGCGATATGTTCCCTTCACGCCCGAGCGGGTGAAGCAGACGCTCGATAGCGTTCCGCGCGCGGGATGA